The following proteins come from a genomic window of Proteinivorax hydrogeniformans:
- a CDS encoding ATP-binding protein — translation MKKNPYLQMLDNDNYSTKIVTQRDHKKKLEDIYKAHPSLKKMEDEISSLQSDIANRLAMKFKGQQVTDLDEIKEKLAKVVNQKKRYLTKYSIETNYKEPNWKCAKCQDTGKVYKKNQVEPCACTKENFNALKQKSAGLPPKLVNATFKNADFSLYQDEDRVQALKVYRQVKDYLDTLTESIKEKGAFSDGLYIYGKTGVGKTFLLGCAANYLLQRQVAVKYLVYADLLDRIRQTYSQESGETESQILRKIITVPVLLIDDLGMEKNTEFSQKYLGQIIDSRYRNLLPTIITSNFTLLELEERTRNDMYGERVIWRCVETSNILELTGNLRRPN, via the coding sequence ATGAAAAAAAATCCTTACTTGCAAATGCTTGATAACGACAACTATTCTACTAAAATAGTTACTCAAAGAGATCATAAAAAAAAGCTAGAGGACATTTATAAAGCCCACCCTTCCTTAAAAAAGATGGAAGATGAGATTAGCTCTTTACAAAGTGACATAGCCAACCGATTAGCTATGAAGTTTAAAGGACAACAAGTAACGGATTTAGATGAGATAAAAGAAAAACTTGCCAAAGTAGTTAACCAAAAGAAAAGATATCTAACAAAATATTCAATTGAAACTAACTATAAAGAACCCAATTGGAAATGCGCAAAATGCCAAGATACCGGAAAAGTTTATAAAAAAAATCAGGTAGAACCATGCGCCTGCACTAAAGAAAATTTCAACGCGCTAAAACAAAAGTCAGCAGGCCTACCTCCTAAACTAGTAAATGCCACCTTTAAAAACGCCGATTTTTCGCTTTATCAAGACGAAGATAGAGTACAGGCTCTAAAGGTTTATAGACAGGTAAAAGACTACCTAGATACGCTAACGGAATCTATAAAAGAAAAAGGTGCTTTTTCCGATGGTTTATATATTTATGGGAAAACCGGCGTAGGCAAGACCTTCCTTTTAGGCTGTGCTGCCAACTATTTACTTCAAAGGCAAGTTGCCGTTAAGTACTTAGTTTATGCAGATCTATTAGACCGCATCAGACAGACATATAGCCAAGAAAGCGGAGAAACTGAGTCACAAATACTTCGCAAAATAATAACTGTGCCTGTACTTTTGATAGACGACTTAGGGATGGAAAAAAATACCGAGTTTTCGCAAAAGTACCTAGGACAGATTATAGACAGCAGATATCGGAATCTACTCCCCACTATTATCACTTCTAATTTTACCTTGTTAGAACTAGAAGAAAGGACAAGAAATGACATGTATGGAGAGAGAGTAATTTGGAGATGCGTTGAAACAAGCAACATTTTAGAATTAACAGGCAATCTACGCCGACCAAACTAA
- a CDS encoding DnaD domain protein: MFILDDNNKKDTIIKHQLLELYVPLIGYEAVSLWIYLKHCVENKKSLSIKDLYLQLQMRESTGKTSLTLLKKYKLLEKKDNKLVLKEPMATDQFIKFVKDNEYIEIETKKRFFTLLDDYFEEAQKEDTKDITYTKPPTQPTIAQKEDEIVARFMSECNFRGTKELRQKFDYWFEQIKDIELMEELIRRTKKKVEMSGIRGCPSNYTDKIVKDWQLKGIRTFKDLYVKDEEFKRNWKVYRMVEKELNKDYDSLTPEERAMVNSWLAPQKGQGLSEDIIKEGIKQVIRKGLYKGKGSPTIAYMNKWMNNLIKANVKTCDDVEKNLFYTDKKQSDAATKTGKKYSQRRSKSELEEAIEKKKVSYEGGN, translated from the coding sequence GTGTTTATCTTAGACGACAACAACAAAAAAGATACCATAATAAAACATCAGCTTTTAGAATTATATGTACCTCTTATAGGTTACGAGGCTGTATCTTTATGGATTTACTTAAAGCATTGTGTAGAAAACAAAAAGTCTTTATCCATAAAGGACCTATATTTACAGCTTCAAATGAGAGAAAGTACTGGCAAGACATCGTTAACCCTATTGAAAAAATACAAATTATTAGAAAAGAAAGACAATAAACTGGTTTTAAAAGAGCCTATGGCTACTGACCAGTTTATTAAGTTTGTAAAGGACAATGAGTATATAGAAATAGAGACCAAAAAACGATTCTTCACTTTACTAGACGACTATTTTGAGGAAGCCCAAAAAGAAGATACCAAAGATATAACCTATACAAAGCCACCTACTCAGCCTACAATAGCGCAAAAAGAAGACGAGATTGTGGCTAGGTTTATGTCAGAGTGTAATTTTAGGGGGACAAAAGAACTGCGTCAAAAGTTTGATTATTGGTTTGAGCAAATTAAAGATATCGAGCTTATGGAAGAACTTATCAGGCGAACCAAAAAGAAAGTGGAAATGTCCGGCATAAGAGGTTGTCCAAGTAACTATACAGATAAAATAGTCAAGGACTGGCAGTTAAAAGGTATTCGAACATTTAAAGACCTTTATGTTAAAGATGAAGAATTTAAACGAAACTGGAAAGTATATCGCATGGTTGAAAAAGAACTCAATAAAGACTACGATTCTTTAACACCTGAAGAACGGGCTATGGTTAATAGTTGGCTTGCCCCACAAAAAGGCCAAGGCTTAAGTGAGGACATTATAAAAGAAGGCATAAAACAAGTGATACGCAAAGGCTTGTATAAGGGGAAAGGTTCTCCAACCATTGCCTATATGAATAAGTGGATGAATAACTTAATTAAAGCAAACGTAAAAACTTGCGATGATGTAGAAAAGAACCTGTTCTATACAGATAAAAAACAGTCTGACGCTGCAACAAAAACTGGGAAAAAATACAGCCAGCGGCGGTCAAAATCTGAGTTAGAAGAAGCTATAGAAAAGAAAAAGGTTAGCTACGAAGGGGGTAATTAA